From Schizosaccharomyces pombe strain 972h- genome assembly, chromosome: II, the proteins below share one genomic window:
- the tsr2 gene encoding rRNA processing protein Tsr2 produces the protein MFDDPSKRLTYFEYAVGVLLCSWPVMKQAVEEEWADVDTADKRDWMAGVLVDYITVTSDVEAWDVEELILQVLQDEFNVGSIEDDSPYILAQDLVNVWKAACEDNYEPIREIHERLGKQLLEKEEGKEKTREESNPPVLVEDETIVDAEDGGAAQNQQEKQQGPIVDDDGFTVVQKRRR, from the exons ATGTTTGACGACCCATCTAAGAGACTGACATATTTTGAATATGCTGTCGGTGTTCTTTTATGTTCATGGCCTGTTATGAAACAGGctgttgaagaagaatggGCCGATGTCGATACCGCCGATAAACGAGACTGGATGGCAGGAGTTTTAGTTGATTATATTACAGTTACGAGCGATGTGGAAGCATGGGACGTTGAAGAATTGATTCTTCAAGTCCTGCAGGATGAATTCAATGTTGGTTCAATAGAAGACGACTCACCCTATATC TTGGCTCAAGATTTGGTTAATGTGTGGAAAGCTGCTTGCGAAGATAATTATGAACCTATTCGTGAAATCCATGAGCGTCTCGGAAAACAATTGCTTGAAAAGGAGgaaggaaaggaaaaaactAGAGAAGAGTCAAATCCTCCGGTATTGGTAGAAGACGAAACGATTGTTGATGCTGAGGATGGAGGAGCTGCTCAAAATCAGCAGGAAAAGCAGCAGGGACCCATTGTTGATGATGATGGATTCACCGTTGTCCAGAAAAGACGTCGTTAA